One genomic region from Streptomyces venezuelae encodes:
- a CDS encoding ArsR/SmtB family transcription factor, with product MMTSVDTDLIRVLGDPLRLQIVTLLARETLCTTHLVEETGAKQTNLSNHLRVLREAGVVETEPCGRFTYYRLKPDVIEQLAGQFAALAQTARLTAEANFKRSCP from the coding sequence ATGATGACGTCAGTCGATACTGATCTGATCCGGGTTCTGGGTGATCCCCTGCGCCTCCAGATCGTGACCCTGCTCGCCCGCGAGACGCTCTGCACCACCCACCTCGTGGAGGAGACCGGTGCCAAGCAGACCAACCTCTCCAACCATCTGAGAGTGCTGCGCGAGGCGGGAGTCGTGGAGACCGAGCCGTGCGGCAGGTTCACTTACTACCGGCTCAAGCCGGACGTCATCGAGCAGCTCGCCGGGCAGTTCGCCGCCCTCGCGCAGACCGCGCGCCTGACTGCCGAGGCGAACTTCAAGCGCTCCTGCCCCTGA
- a CDS encoding aquaporin has protein sequence MTATEPAASDSIATDTSPQPAPGATPPRTPLAARAAAELVGTAALVAIVVGSGIQATELTDDVALQLLANSTATVFGLGVLIALLGPVSGAHFNPAVTLAEWWTARRGGAGVNARELAVYVPSQIAGAILGAILADAMFGQQLVKWSTHDRSAGNLLLGEVVATAGLILLIFGLARTDRLRFAPVAVASYIGAAYWFTSSTSFANPAVTIGRAFTDTFAGIAPASVPAFVGMQIIGAVVGLALVAVIFMRGKAAGGTTSE, from the coding sequence GTGACCGCCACCGAGCCCGCTGCGAGCGACTCCATAGCCACCGACACGTCGCCGCAGCCCGCGCCCGGCGCCACCCCGCCCCGCACCCCGCTCGCCGCCCGGGCGGCCGCCGAGCTCGTCGGCACCGCTGCCCTGGTGGCGATCGTCGTCGGTTCCGGCATTCAGGCCACCGAGCTCACCGACGACGTGGCGCTGCAGCTCCTCGCCAACTCCACCGCCACCGTCTTCGGGCTCGGCGTGCTGATCGCCCTGCTCGGGCCGGTGTCGGGGGCGCACTTCAACCCGGCCGTCACCCTGGCCGAGTGGTGGACCGCTCGCCGCGGCGGTGCGGGCGTGAACGCCCGCGAGCTCGCCGTCTACGTCCCCTCCCAGATTGCCGGCGCGATCCTCGGCGCGATCCTGGCGGATGCGATGTTCGGCCAGCAGCTGGTGAAGTGGTCCACGCACGACCGCTCGGCCGGCAACCTCCTCCTCGGCGAGGTCGTCGCGACGGCCGGCCTGATCCTGCTGATCTTCGGCCTTGCCCGTACCGACCGGCTCCGCTTCGCACCCGTCGCGGTCGCCTCGTACATCGGCGCCGCCTACTGGTTCACCTCTTCCACCTCGTTCGCGAACCCGGCGGTGACCATCGGCCGCGCCTTCACCGACACCTTCGCAGGCATCGCGCCCGCCTCCGTCCCCGCGTTCGTCGGCATGCAGATCATCGGAGCGGTCGTGGGGCTGGCCCTGGTCGCGGTCATCTTCATGCGCGGCAAGGCGGCCGGCGGGACGACCAGCGAATGA
- a CDS encoding ArsO family NAD(P)H-dependent flavin-containing monooxygenase yields MTQVVDVVVIGGGQAGLAAGYHLRRLGLDFVILDAQAEPGGAWQHTWDSLHLFSPAAYSSLPGRLMPPQPGETYPDAAHVVSYLTDYEQRYELPVARSVRVEAVHRDGEFLRVEAGAATWLARTVISATGSWWRPFIPAIPGRTEFKGAQLHTVEYRRPSDLAGQKVVVVGGGNSGAQIAADLAYDTDLTWVTLREPRYLADDIDGRALFDHATARRRALDEGRTDTGGVASLGDIVAVPPVREARDAGLLKAQPMFARLTATGVEWADGMGADADVIIWCTGFRPALSHLAPLGLRGPRGHIPTAGTQALGEPRLHLLGYGDWTGPASATLIGVGRPARNAAREIAGLLRA; encoded by the coding sequence ATGACGCAGGTCGTGGACGTGGTGGTGATCGGCGGCGGCCAAGCTGGACTCGCCGCCGGCTACCACTTGCGCCGCCTCGGCCTCGACTTCGTCATCCTCGACGCCCAGGCCGAGCCGGGCGGAGCCTGGCAGCACACCTGGGACTCCCTCCACCTCTTCTCCCCGGCCGCGTACTCCTCCCTGCCGGGCCGGCTCATGCCGCCGCAGCCCGGCGAGACGTACCCGGACGCGGCCCACGTCGTCTCGTACCTCACCGACTACGAGCAGCGGTACGAACTCCCCGTCGCCCGATCGGTCAGGGTCGAAGCGGTCCACCGTGACGGCGAGTTCCTGCGTGTGGAGGCGGGCGCAGCCACCTGGCTCGCCCGTACGGTGATCAGCGCGACCGGCTCCTGGTGGCGGCCGTTCATCCCCGCGATCCCGGGCCGTACGGAGTTCAAGGGCGCCCAGCTCCACACCGTGGAGTACCGGCGCCCCTCCGACCTCGCCGGGCAGAAGGTGGTGGTCGTCGGGGGCGGAAACTCCGGCGCCCAGATCGCCGCGGACCTCGCGTACGACACTGACCTCACCTGGGTGACCCTCCGCGAACCGCGCTACCTCGCCGACGACATCGACGGCCGCGCCCTCTTCGACCACGCCACCGCCCGACGCCGCGCCCTCGACGAAGGCCGCACGGACACCGGCGGCGTCGCCTCGCTGGGCGACATCGTCGCCGTCCCGCCCGTCCGCGAAGCACGCGACGCCGGACTCCTCAAAGCCCAGCCGATGTTCGCCCGGCTGACGGCGACCGGCGTGGAGTGGGCCGACGGCATGGGCGCCGACGCCGACGTGATTATCTGGTGCACCGGCTTCCGTCCAGCCCTCTCCCACCTGGCACCGCTCGGCCTCCGTGGCCCGCGCGGCCACATCCCGACTGCAGGGACCCAGGCTCTCGGCGAGCCACGCCTGCACCTCCTCGGCTACGGCGACTGGACCGGCCCCGCCTCAGCCACCCTCATCGGCGTCGGCCGCCCCGCGCGTAACGCGGCCCGTGAGATCGCGGGGCTGCTGCGGGCTTGA